The window tcttacgctaaataaagaactgacaattcgcgcactattgcttaaataaaacattttcattattgctactttctcctcaactgaatacatttttaatcaactttattgtttttttacacaataaaaattttggcaattcaaatattgtcatatcagaaacatcaatatgaccaaacgcaacatgtcatacTTATTCTTGCACTTCGTGTGACCTGTGTATTATattcttgcaaaattttggaatacgtttaattcgtagaccaattttaacatttgttttcgatacagattccagtcctctacaaatagtttttcttgacttttggtataaaataattggcgaagcaggaattcaacaatttagaatttctcATTGAGTTTTCTATGGcccgtttgacgattcaccaccctATATATGTGCGTATGAGAATAACACTTTAGAGACATAAAAGCCGTAATCAATactttttaaatactttattGCAACCATAACTACGTACAATCTTGAGGTTTTAAATTGTGTGCTGTTACCATATGCGTTATGTACATATCTTTATTTACAGACCTAAATTGACATTCGACACAAGTGAACAAAAGATCCTTTTCCAGTCCGGGATGCTTGGTCTTCAGATGAGTTTTGTATGTACTGCTTTGAATGCAGGCGTATGAGCAGTAGctgcacttgtaaggtttttgaCCAGTATGTCGAAGGTTGTGCCTGCGCAATGAGTTGTGATCGGATGTTGTGTAGCTGCAAACATTACAGGAAAATGGCTTCTCACCTAAAGAAATCAATAAATTACATACAGTTTATAAAGTAGATATTTTAATAACTTAGGAAGCAAAATATCACAAGAGATGGAaatatatgaaagatgaaacatTTTCaagtaagaatataaaaaaaaaacattttttttgtatacctcaAAACCTTTTTAACAATGAATAGAAAAAACTATGACCataaatacaatagtttttttttgtttagtatttaaAAATGGACTTTTTTTCCAATTTAGAAAGTAAAAGTCTATTTAAAATACATGTAATTCATTCAGATTTCCGAATTTTGTTGAAATATTCTGGTATTGCTCTATTCTGTAAGTTCAAAGTGAAAATCGTAaagtcaaataaacttattttaaagtaaaattgtggcttattcccaattaaaatagtaaattatatatattattttaattaaatttacctGTATGTTGCCTAACATGCATTTTCAAGGAACTTCTTGAAGATCCCTTATATCCACAGAAATTGCATAAGAATGGTCTTAGTTTTTTGTGTACCACATCCTGATGTATTCTCAACTGTCTTTTATCAGAAAATTTCTTTGAACATTCACTACAAATATGTACTAACTTCTGGGTCTTTTCTTTATGAGTTAACTTATGGTTCCTAAGTTGCTTACTATTTTTAAAAGCCTTCTTACAAACATCACAGGAAAAATTTTTGGCATCGCCATGAATATACTTATGGACATTATTGAGTTTCGCTAAGCTATACGTTTTATAGTCGCATTTATCACAGGAATATAAACCTAAATCTAATTTATGAAGGCGCCACATGTGAGATATTAACGGTTTCCAAGTGGAAAACGGTTCTCCGCATTGGAAGCATGCAAATGCACCTTCACTGTGACATGATATATGGTAGTTCAATTTGGCACTGTCCGGAAATTTAATTTTGCAATTGGTGAAAGGGCATCTTGAACTTTCTGAAGGATCTAAATTCGCTACTGTTACCATCTCTGGTAACTGTACTATATTTTCGAAAAACGGTTTTGAATTGTTCAGCTCACTTGGAGTTTGGTGTTTGTCGGTAGATTCTGAAGTATcatctaaaaaataatatatctcaaaaaattatatTGAGTGAATATAACTGTTTATATAAGTAAACCAACAAGGCTTTGACAGTCGACTGATTGCCGAAATAAGTAATCTCCCACTTATTGATCAACAGCTGTGGGTGTAAGAGTCGATAAGTGTTAAGTCgataaggcaaggagaaaccactgcctTCAAGACTTATTACACCATGAAGCCTTTCAAGTTGTTCTCAAGAGAAATCCTCCAGAACCAGAGTACACTACAAATAATACATTTCTAAGAGTTTTGATAAAAAGATGAAGATAAGTACATAGAACAATGTACATTGCACGAAAAATCTATAAACCATTCAAGAAATTAATGCAAAGACCATCGATTGTACAAAAAATTCACAAgaataatttcattaaaatttttgcAATGAAAGAAATTACccaagacagtttttagaaatgtgacCCACtcacatattaatttttttttaaattatttaccatATTGATTcttcaaataaataattaaatatataaatcgatataataaataaataaataattaaatatagaGAATGCTTaaaaatagatggccaaagatGCGAATGACAATGAGTAAGCGAAAATAAAACAGAGCATACacatttaatacattttatcTGAACTACATTTGAAACGGTCGACCAATAAAAAGTTCGACACATTAACACCATAAATTATAGCAACATTAAGTTCGACATGTAGAAAATATTGCTCAACTGCATCTTTCCTTTTGCGAGGCCAGCGCCAGCAGACCGAAAGTAACTTTTATTTTCATTTGTCAAGCTGAGCTTGGCTGCTTCCATCGAATGTCCCGTTTCACTCACAGTCCAGCCTACGCAGTTCACTGAGTAGGTTGTGAAGTCCGtaacatatgaaaataaaataatttcgtaAATACATCAATAGTTCAGTTGCCAGAAAGTTGACCCCCAAAAATcctacgaacaagctgaattttgcagagaatattaattttgggatcccaaaaaagatgcaaaaaaatttatcacttttaccCCCGGTCTTCCCCCAAAAGCCCCCCTTGTAAGGGGGTAAAAACACAAGCGTAGAACGAATTCAGCATTGCAgactgttaataaaatatttaaagattaacaactaaaGTTAAATGTGTTCAAGATGAAGGCTATGATAATAACAACTAAATACAAATActtaaatattgatataaatactattaatcttcaaattgacaacgataaaataaaaatcattacaacaattaagtaccttggttttcaattggataatttattgtcTATTAATGACCATTTTAGttacatattaaaaaagaattctaaaaaattgtactttttttcaagaatatctaaaaatttatcaacttcaactaaaattacagtttttaatgcaATTATTCAACATCACTTCGATTTTTGCTCATCAGttatttttctcttcaatttaaatcaatcagcccagttgcaaaaattacaaaatcatgGAATGAGAATCATTCTTGGTGGAAGCAGATATACACCTATAGCAACAATGCTTAGCACGCTGCATTGGGTTTTAGTTCAACAAAGGGTCTTTTGCCTTATAATGGTGTTCAtttataaagttttaaataatttggcCCTGCTTACTTTTGTGAGTTTATTACGTGGAATTGTGATATTCACAATTACCCTACTCGAGGAAATTGCAATTTACAcattgtgaaaacaaaaagaacaGCTTCAAGAAACACTTTGTTGTTTAAgggttttgatctttttaataagcttcctcaaacagttaaaagttgttcatctgtacaaatgtttaaaagcaccaatagttaggtagttgttttgtattcatgttttatattatatattattgttttatatttttaataagtgtaggtactatattttaagtgtaattgttatttttgtatattgtattATGTATGAATTAATGTTATAAATTGATTACATTTATATGTATTAGGGCTTTCtctatttttgaataaataaacttCTACTTCACTGTGGAAAAAAACAATGGTGTCTTTTAAAATTAGTAACATCTTTACAAGAACGCATAGGCTAGAAATACAATTATATATATCCTAgctaatttttttcaaaaatacttgttTCTTTTAATACAATTTATATCTATGATACTAACCATTACCACATATTAATGTCATTTCCTCAACAGGTTTCACATGCagcttttgtttttctttctttttatttttattagaataatAAACCACTGCCTGAATGATGGGAGTGATATCTGAGTTTCCTACTCCATGGTCATGGATGAGGTGGGATCTTAGAGACATTCTGTGGAAAAATATATTAGAACACGCAGGACATTTTAATTC is drawn from Diabrotica undecimpunctata isolate CICGRU chromosome 5, icDiaUnde3, whole genome shotgun sequence and contains these coding sequences:
- the LOC140441154 gene encoding uncharacterized protein isoform X1 translates to MKTEGINSGDPIWTQNVELLPQEECLPVIGSSQVSSILQNLDPAGGENGSQNMDLIILPTADFKLPVVENPFSIPNNYIILKENGETKQDRLKPSIKLRDLKPKKKDNYEDMLYFVCNLCPFLCTNDTKINEHLENAHKNKSVVKLQELKCPACSNIFFHRMSLRSHLIHDHGVGNSDITPIIQAVVYYSNKNKKKEKQKLHVKPVEEMTLICGNDDTSESTDKHQTPSELNNSKPFFENIVQLPEMVTVANLDPSESSRCPFTNCKIKFPDSAKLNYHISCHSEGAFACFQCGEPFSTWKPLISHMWRLHKLDLGLYSCDKCDYKTYSLAKLNNVHKYIHGDAKNFSCDVCKKAFKNSKQLRNHKLTHKEKTQKLVHICSECSKKFSDKRQLRIHQDVVHKKLRPFLCNFCGYKGSSRSSLKMHVRQHTGEKPFSCNVCSYTTSDHNSLRRHNLRHTGQKPYKCSYCSYACIQSSTYKTHLKTKHPGLEKDLLFTCVECQFRSVNKDMYITHMVTAHNLKPQDCT
- the LOC140441154 gene encoding uncharacterized protein isoform X2; this translates as MDLIILPTADFKLPVVENPFSIPNNYIILKENGETKQDRLKPSIKLRDLKPKKKDNYEDMLYFVCNLCPFLCTNDTKINEHLENAHKNKSVVKLQELKCPACSNIFFHRMSLRSHLIHDHGVGNSDITPIIQAVVYYSNKNKKKEKQKLHVKPVEEMTLICGNDDTSESTDKHQTPSELNNSKPFFENIVQLPEMVTVANLDPSESSRCPFTNCKIKFPDSAKLNYHISCHSEGAFACFQCGEPFSTWKPLISHMWRLHKLDLGLYSCDKCDYKTYSLAKLNNVHKYIHGDAKNFSCDVCKKAFKNSKQLRNHKLTHKEKTQKLVHICSECSKKFSDKRQLRIHQDVVHKKLRPFLCNFCGYKGSSRSSLKMHVRQHTGEKPFSCNVCSYTTSDHNSLRRHNLRHTGQKPYKCSYCSYACIQSSTYKTHLKTKHPGLEKDLLFTCVECQFRSVNKDMYITHMVTAHNLKPQDCT